Part of the Bacillus andreraoultii genome is shown below.
CAACAATTCACTCATACACAAACGACCAACAAATTCTTGATTTACCACATAAAGATTTCCGTCGTGCTCGTGCGGCTGCAGAATCTATGATTCCAACTACTACTGGTGCGGCAAAAGCTGTAGCATTAGTACTTCCTGAATTAAAAGGTAAATTAAACGGTATGGCTGTACGTGTGCCAACTCCGAACGTATCTTTAGTTGACCTTGTTGCTGAACTTGATAAAGAAGTAACTGTTGAAGAAGTAAATGCAGCATTTAAAGAAGCTGCTGAAGGCGAATTAAAAGGAATCCTTGATTACAATGAATTACCATTAGTATCTCGTGACTACAATCATAGTACAGTTTCATCTACTGTTGATGGCTTATCTACTATGGTTATGGAAGGTAACATGGTTAAAGTTCTTTCTTGGTACGATAACGAAAATGGTTATTCTAATCGTGTAGTGGATCTTGTAAACTACATTGCTAAAAAAGGTCTTTAATAAATAATTGTCTAATGGGATAAGACCCCAAGGCATTAAATGAATTTATAACCTTTAAAGGGGGAATGGGGATTACAATTCCCTCCCCCTTTTCCTATAGAAACAAATAGCCTTCAATTTGAAAAATGGTGGATAATACCAGGGAGGTCCGCACAATGGCGAAAAAAACTGTTAGAGATATTGAAGTTAATGGAAAAAAAGTATTTGTTCGGGTAGATTTTAACGTGCCAATGCAAAACGGTAAAGTAACAGATGATACGAGAATTCGTGCTGCATTGCCAACGATTCAATATTTAGTAGAACAAGGTGCAAAAGTAATCCTTGCAAGTCATTTAGGTCGACCAAAAGGCCAAGTAGTAGAAGAAATGCGTTTAACAGCTGCAGGAGAAAGACTTTCAGAATTACTAGGTAAATCCGTTCGTAAAGTTGACGAAGCATATGGTGAAACTGTTCAAGCGGAAATCGCAAAAATGGAAAATGGCGATGTTCTTTTACTTGAAAATGTTCGCTTCTACCCAGGAGAAACGAAAAATGATCCTGAATTAGCTAAGGCGTTTGCTGAACTCGCTGATATTTTCGTAAATGATGCATTTGGTTCTGCACACCGCGCTCATGCATCAACAGAAGGTATCGCAAAGTACTTACCAGCTGTATCTGGATTTCTAATGGAAAAAGAATTAGAAGTTCTTGGTGGAGCTTTAGATAATCCAAAACGTCCTTTCACTGCCATTATTGGTGGAGCAAAAGTGAAAGATAAAATTGGCGTTATTGAAAACTTATTAGAAAAAGTAGATAATCTAATTATTGGTGGTGGCCTTGCTTATACATTTGTAAAAGCTCAAGGCTATGAAATCGGACAATCTCTACTTGAAGAAGATAAAATTGATTTAGCTAAACAATTTATGAAAAAAGCAAAAGAAAAAGGCGTTAATTTCTATATGCCAATCGATGCTGTAGTAGCAAAGGAATTTGCTGAAGATGCTGAATCAAAAATAGTTGATATTAAGGAAATTCCAGCTGACTGGCAAGCTCTTGATATCGGACCAAAAACACAAGAACTTTATCGCGAAGTTATTTTTAAATCTGCAACAGTTATTTGGAACGGACCAATGGGCGTATTTGAATTTGATAAGTTTGCTCAAGGAACAAAAGCAGTTGCTGAAAGTTTAGCAGATGCAAAAGATGCAATAACAGTAATTGGTGGCGGTGACTCTGCTGCAGCTGTTGAAAAATTCCACT
Proteins encoded:
- a CDS encoding phosphoglycerate kinase yields the protein MAKKTVRDIEVNGKKVFVRVDFNVPMQNGKVTDDTRIRAALPTIQYLVEQGAKVILASHLGRPKGQVVEEMRLTAAGERLSELLGKSVRKVDEAYGETVQAEIAKMENGDVLLLENVRFYPGETKNDPELAKAFAELADIFVNDAFGSAHRAHASTEGIAKYLPAVSGFLMEKELEVLGGALDNPKRPFTAIIGGAKVKDKIGVIENLLEKVDNLIIGGGLAYTFVKAQGYEIGQSLLEEDKIDLAKQFMKKAKEKGVNFYMPIDAVVAKEFAEDAESKIVDIKEIPADWQALDIGPKTQELYREVIFKSATVIWNGPMGVFEFDKFAQGTKAVAESLADAKDAITVIGGGDSAAAVEKFHLADKMTHISTGGGASLEFMEGKVLPGVAALNDK